GTCGAGGAAGCCGCAAAGGAAGCGGGCGTTTCCATCACCGGTTTCGTGCGTCTTGAAGTCGGCGAAGGCATTGAAAAGAAAGAAGAAGATTTCGCCGCCGAAGTGGCGAAAACTCTCAAGGGGTAAACCCCTCAAGACCTGACAATGACGAACGGCCCGCTGCGATGTTGCGGGCCGTTTTGATTTACGGCTGCGCGGGTTCGACAACCTCCATCGCCTGAGAAAACGCATATTGGTCGCCCATGGTAAAGATGCTGGCGACCCAGGTATTCAAAGCCGGTTCAACCCAGTAGCTGGCGTCATAACGCAAGGCGTTTGTCTTGCCCAAAATCGTGATCTCGCCATCCAGTGAAAAGCTGACGCGATAGGTTTCAAAAACGCCCATCGGCACTTGAATGGCCTCGGTCGAAATGGCAATTGTCCAATCAAAGAACCCCATATCAACCGTTTCGACCCCGAACGTGCATCCCATCATGAATGCAGGGACACCGCCGCCATCGACGCATTCAATCTGCAATATGGCGCGGCCATTTGCCTGATTTCCCGCCTCTAATGGCCAAACATCCGCGGGGCGCGCCCCGTTCGTCCAGACAGGGCGCATAACCGGTGTTTCCGGCCCCAAGGGTTGCAGGTCCAGTTGAAACAGGCCGCGAAACACGCCCTGTGGCGGGGGCGCCAAGGGGCTGTCCTCACTTTCATGTTCGATCATGCGGCGTGGTTGCAATCGTTCGGGATCATCCCCCGAGAACGACAGCCGATAGATCGTCGCTGTATCGGGGCGCGGATAGGACTCGCCCCCAAAGAAATTGATCATCTCTTCAATTGCCTTTTGGGTCTCTTCGCGGTCGTCCACCGGCGCGAGCACCTGCAAATAGCGGATTTCGCGATCAACAGTCGGTGGCTGCCATGCCAAAGGCCGCAACGTCGGGGCAGGGCGTTCGCCCATATAGTCGATAAGCCAGTCGCGCATCGATAATTGGTTCGGGTTCAGCGTGTAGGCAATTCTGGCGTGATAGGCCGCGCGGTTCGGGAGGCTGGCAACGTCATACTCCAGAAAAGCGGCACCCTGTGCGGCTTGCGACAAAGGGCGTATCCGTGCGGCTTGCGCAAATGCGGCACCGGCGTCCGCGCGGCGTTCCATTCGCCCGAGCGTCTTGCCAAGCTCGAACTGCGACCAGAAATAGTTTGAATTCAATGCGATGGCCGTTTCGAGGGCCGTCAAAGCGCCGGGCGCATCCCGCATACGATTGCGGGAAACACCAATGCGGTAATGATACCAATCCTCGGCTGGGTCGAGGGCGACAAGACGGTCCAGATCCTGCACAGCATCAGCGTTTTGATCTATTGAATTGAATGCGACCGAGCGCCGTTCCAGCGCATATATGTAATCAGGCCGCAGCGCCAAGGCTTCGCTAAGTGGGGCGATCGCCTCTGCGCCGCGATCCGCATCAAGCAGTGCCGCACCCAGTGCCGCCAAGGCTTCGGGCCGGTCTGTCGCCTTTTCCACGGCCGCTTCGCAGGCCGTAATCCGGTCATCAGAAGCAAGGGTCGTATCGCCACAACGGGCCGCATCATCGGCCCATGCAGCCGTGGCCATGAGGTAAATCATTGAAGATAATAGATATAATTTCATGCCATATAGGGTAGCATGAAATTCGCATTTTCGGCAATTCCGCGCCGCGCTGTGATCATAAGGGGAATTTGGAGCGGCACCACATCGGGAGAACGCGGTGCCGCTCCAAACTGTGCTACATCCAGGGATAAGGATTGGCAGCACGTGCACGAGGGCTGACCGGGACGGGTCAGGAAAACCCCGCCCGGTCAGTTTAGTGTTGCGGGTGAAGAGCCCTGAAATCACAAGGGTTTCACCCGCTGTTCCCGGCCTTAGGCCACCACTCACGGAACATGATTATATTTGCATCTGACGTAGGGGAAAGACAGTCAGGAATTCCCTACCTCTGCGACATATTCTTTCGTGTGACGCCAGGGGAATAATTACAAAGCTTCGTCACCGCCGGGTTCAGTCAATGTCGATGATGAACATCTGATTGTAGAACGCGGCCTTGAGAACGGCCTGCGCCGTGGTTTCCACGTCCAGCGCCTCACGCGCCAGGCGCAGGTGTTTTTCCACCGTTGCGGGTGTCAGTTCAAGCAGGACCGCGATGTCCTGGGTGGTTTTGCCATCACCAACCCATTGCAATACCTCGCGCTGGCGGCTCGTCAGCTTGCGCGAGGCATGGGGCAGGGTCAGCAGCTTGAGGTGAAACACATTGCAGATCACTGCAATTTCCGTGCCGTGCCGCACCCAGACCTGTTCCACGGCGTCCTGCGTCATGCCTTCCTTGGCGGTGATCGCCATCGCGGCCTTGGCGCGCTGCGACACGGACCGGAAACTCATCGTATAGCCCGCCGTCACACCCATCTTGATGTTGAACTGCGCCACGCGTTCTTCGTCGGCTGTCAGATTTCCCGGCGTCGCCATCCAGCGCCAACTGCAGGCACCATCGTTCTCCAGCGCCCAGCGCAGCATCGGCGCATGCCAATACAGACCCTGGTCGATAAAGACGTTCATGTAGTCGTCGCCGTGGTTCGTCATGATCACCCAATCCTGCGGATCGCCGAGTGAATTTGACGTCACGTAGCGGCTAAAGCCATAGAT
This portion of the Octadecabacter sp. SW4 genome encodes:
- a CDS encoding tetratricopeptide repeat protein, coding for MKLYLLSSMIYLMATAAWADDAARCGDTTLASDDRITACEAAVEKATDRPEALAALGAALLDADRGAEAIAPLSEALALRPDYIYALERRSVAFNSIDQNADAVQDLDRLVALDPAEDWYHYRIGVSRNRMRDAPGALTALETAIALNSNYFWSQFELGKTLGRMERRADAGAAFAQAARIRPLSQAAQGAAFLEYDVASLPNRAAYHARIAYTLNPNQLSMRDWLIDYMGERPAPTLRPLAWQPPTVDREIRYLQVLAPVDDREETQKAIEEMINFFGGESYPRPDTATIYRLSFSGDDPERLQPRRMIEHESEDSPLAPPPQGVFRGLFQLDLQPLGPETPVMRPVWTNGARPADVWPLEAGNQANGRAILQIECVDGGGVPAFMMGCTFGVETVDMGFFDWTIAISTEAIQVPMGVFETYRVSFSLDGEITILGKTNALRYDASYWVEPALNTWVASIFTMGDQYAFSQAMEVVEPAQP
- a CDS encoding LuxR family transcriptional regulator translates to MTAFVDHLDALTNAQNVEDLWALHTEKMATYGFDRLIYGFSRYVTSNSLGDPQDWVIMTNHGDDYMNVFIDQGLYWHAPMLRWALENDGACSWRWMATPGNLTADEERVAQFNIKMGVTAGYTMSFRSVSQRAKAAMAITAKEGMTQDAVEQVWVRHGTEIAVICNVFHLKLLTLPHASRKLTSRQREVLQWVGDGKTTQDIAVLLELTPATVEKHLRLAREALDVETTAQAVLKAAFYNQMFIIDID